A genomic stretch from Hydrogenimonas urashimensis includes:
- a CDS encoding HDOD domain-containing protein, giving the protein MINSQLVQRISSLPPLPRTVTEIEKAYSDPDVNVKTIASIVEQDPMVVADLLKLLNSAFYGLRKEITNVEQAVSLLGMKSVKDLVINLSVRNILRTNLSPYGISSEAFAKVSQFQSMLAQQWMKAVNPAKVERIRLLALLQEIGKIVIADELLREGEDATFKAELEAGWDIRETERNYVDATTAEVSAAMLRHWEFDAKIADLIQWADMPNQADGDAREEAWVLRIASEAVSVRNPLSEKCRKRATNLALKASLPEEPLQQAMTELAERWNA; this is encoded by the coding sequence ATGATAAACTCCCAATTGGTTCAACGTATCAGTTCTCTTCCCCCACTTCCCAGGACCGTCACGGAAATTGAAAAAGCCTACAGCGATCCGGATGTCAACGTAAAGACCATCGCGTCGATCGTGGAGCAGGATCCGATGGTCGTAGCGGATCTGCTGAAGCTTCTCAACTCCGCTTTCTACGGCCTTCGCAAAGAGATCACGAATGTGGAGCAGGCGGTTTCGCTGCTGGGAATGAAGAGTGTCAAGGATCTGGTCATCAACCTCTCCGTCCGCAACATTCTTCGCACCAATCTGAGCCCCTACGGCATCAGCAGCGAGGCGTTCGCCAAAGTTTCACAGTTCCAGAGCATGCTGGCGCAGCAGTGGATGAAAGCGGTCAACCCGGCGAAAGTGGAGCGGATTCGACTCCTGGCTCTGCTGCAGGAGATCGGCAAGATCGTCATTGCCGACGAACTGCTGCGCGAAGGGGAAGATGCCACTTTCAAGGCGGAGCTCGAAGCGGGATGGGATATCCGGGAGACCGAACGCAACTATGTCGACGCCACGACGGCGGAAGTGAGCGCGGCGATGCTCCGCCACTGGGAATTCGACGCCAAAATCGCTGATCTGATCCAGTGGGCCGACATGCCCAACCAGGCGGACGGAGACGCCAGAGAGGAGGCCTGGGTGCTGCGGATCGCTTCCGAGGCAGTCAGCGTCCGAAACCCCCTCAGCGAAAAGTGCAGAAAGAGAGCGACCAACCTGGCCCTCAAGGCATCACTCCCGGAAGAGCCGCTGCAGCAGGCAATGACGGAACTTGCCGAACGCTGGAACGCATAG
- the ccsA gene encoding cytochrome c biogenesis protein, whose translation MKKITDYLLSMHSAIIMMLIFAFAIGAATFIENDYGTQTAKALVYNAKWFELLLLFLAINLVANIVRYRMWRPGKTLIFIFHAAFIIILIGAAITRYVGYEGIMHIREGATSNELVTDRTFIQVDAAKEGKHLTYAKPVLFSKIGSNRMKQSIRLDGDTLTIEVLRYIPDAVEKIVADAKGGAIITMMVASGDTPTQVTLKAGENYETPAFVIAFESDVQSAKPVIRIGFSDGKLVAKLPFALQYLKMDDKSSGILERGDRELQTRYLYSGSGINFVIKEALPHAKVVIESAAEGRSPAMRRSLDVVELNVAMGDASKKVTLYGTKGEPGEEAHVRLKGWDVALSYGSRVIKLPFALKLVDFQLERYPGSMSPSSYASEVVVIDPEKKVEMPFRIYMNHVLDYRGYRFFQSSYDMDEKGTILSVNHDPGTWPTYLGYLLLAIGMFGSMLTYSSRFQNLMRRARDLQKMAEKCAPALAVFALVGSLALPLHADEFAEAKKLGLPLIQKAHAHEFGRLLVQDNGGRIEPIDTLAREVLRKVSRKEVRFGLDADQVFLGMIVRPDQWQKVPMIKVSHPGINEILGIDPKAKYATFDDFFDFDRKEGYKLAQRVEEITRKRPAERSVLDKELLKVDERVNVMYMTFTGSMLRIFPNPQDKTGRWYAPIDAIKHFDEKSGKFVQAILANYFSNVDTALKEGNWTKADKALEVIRQYQNFYGAAIIPEQGRIDAELLMNRTKPFQRLVPVYLLVGLALLFLAIGHIIKPKFNLKWAVRIGMAILIAGFFIQTAALGLRWYIAGHAPWSNGYESMLYIGWATLLAGFIFSKRSPITLAATAILAGLILFVAHLNWLDPEITNLVPVLKSYWLMIHVAVITASYGFLGLGALLGFITLWLYIIRHGENRADIEYSIRELTHINEMALIAGLALLTVGNFLGGVWANESWGRYWGWDPKETWALVTILVYAAVVHLRFVKSMRGVFAFNVASLLAFSSVIMTYFGVNYYLSGMHSYAKGDPVPIPTFVYYVAAVVAATILLAYRKRELLPLNRANR comes from the coding sequence ATGAAAAAAATAACGGACTATCTGCTCTCGATGCACAGCGCCATCATCATGATGCTCATCTTCGCTTTCGCCATCGGGGCCGCGACCTTCATAGAGAACGACTACGGCACGCAGACCGCCAAAGCGCTCGTCTACAACGCCAAATGGTTCGAACTCCTTCTTCTGTTTCTCGCTATCAATCTCGTGGCCAATATCGTCCGGTACCGCATGTGGCGTCCCGGCAAAACGCTTATTTTCATCTTTCACGCCGCATTCATCATCATCCTAATCGGAGCGGCGATCACCCGGTATGTGGGGTACGAGGGGATCATGCATATCCGGGAAGGGGCGACAAGCAACGAGCTGGTCACCGACCGCACCTTCATCCAGGTCGACGCCGCGAAAGAGGGAAAACATCTGACCTACGCGAAACCGGTTCTCTTCTCCAAAATCGGCAGCAATCGCATGAAGCAGTCGATACGGCTCGACGGCGACACCCTGACGATCGAGGTTTTAAGATATATCCCCGACGCGGTGGAAAAAATTGTCGCGGATGCGAAGGGTGGCGCCATCATCACGATGATGGTCGCATCGGGCGATACCCCCACGCAGGTGACGCTCAAAGCGGGGGAAAATTACGAAACACCCGCATTCGTCATCGCCTTCGAAAGCGATGTCCAGAGTGCCAAGCCCGTCATCAGAATCGGTTTCTCCGACGGAAAGCTGGTGGCCAAACTCCCTTTCGCGCTGCAGTATCTGAAAATGGATGACAAAAGCTCGGGCATACTCGAACGGGGCGACAGAGAGCTTCAGACCCGCTATCTCTACAGCGGCTCGGGCATCAATTTCGTCATCAAGGAGGCGCTTCCCCATGCCAAAGTGGTCATCGAGAGTGCAGCAGAAGGCAGATCCCCGGCAATGCGCCGCTCTCTCGATGTCGTGGAACTCAATGTGGCGATGGGAGATGCATCAAAAAAGGTCACGCTGTACGGAACCAAAGGAGAACCCGGCGAAGAGGCGCATGTGCGGCTAAAAGGGTGGGATGTCGCTCTTAGTTACGGCTCCCGCGTCATAAAGCTGCCATTTGCGCTGAAACTGGTCGATTTCCAGCTGGAACGCTACCCAGGCTCCATGAGTCCCTCCTCCTACGCCAGTGAGGTGGTCGTCATCGATCCGGAAAAGAAGGTCGAGATGCCTTTTCGAATCTATATGAACCATGTTCTGGACTATCGCGGCTACCGCTTTTTCCAGTCTTCCTACGACATGGACGAGAAGGGGACGATTCTCTCTGTCAACCACGACCCCGGTACCTGGCCCACCTATCTGGGGTATCTGCTGCTGGCGATCGGGATGTTCGGTTCGATGCTCACCTATTCGAGCAGGTTCCAGAATCTGATGCGCAGGGCGCGGGACCTGCAGAAAATGGCCGAAAAGTGCGCGCCTGCCCTGGCGGTTTTCGCTCTCGTGGGCTCTCTTGCGCTCCCGCTTCATGCGGACGAGTTTGCGGAAGCGAAAAAACTGGGACTCCCTCTCATCCAGAAAGCCCATGCCCATGAATTTGGCAGGCTTCTTGTGCAGGACAACGGCGGGCGTATCGAACCGATCGATACTCTGGCAAGAGAGGTTCTTCGCAAGGTGAGTCGCAAAGAGGTACGTTTCGGACTCGATGCCGACCAGGTTTTCCTGGGAATGATCGTCCGTCCCGATCAGTGGCAGAAAGTTCCGATGATCAAAGTCTCCCATCCGGGAATCAACGAAATTCTCGGTATCGACCCCAAGGCGAAATACGCCACCTTCGACGATTTCTTCGATTTCGACAGGAAAGAGGGCTACAAACTGGCGCAGCGGGTCGAAGAGATCACGCGCAAACGCCCCGCGGAGCGCAGCGTATTGGACAAGGAGCTTCTCAAAGTCGACGAACGGGTCAATGTGATGTACATGACTTTTACAGGCTCCATGCTCCGGATCTTCCCCAACCCGCAAGACAAAACGGGCCGCTGGTACGCGCCGATTGACGCGATCAAACATTTCGACGAAAAGAGCGGGAAATTCGTGCAGGCGATCCTCGCCAACTACTTCAGCAACGTCGATACGGCACTGAAGGAGGGGAACTGGACGAAGGCGGACAAGGCGCTGGAGGTGATACGGCAGTATCAGAATTTCTACGGGGCGGCGATCATCCCCGAACAGGGCCGGATCGATGCGGAACTTCTCATGAACCGGACAAAACCGTTCCAGAGGCTGGTTCCCGTCTATCTTCTGGTGGGTCTGGCGCTTCTGTTTCTTGCCATCGGGCATATCATCAAGCCGAAGTTCAACCTCAAATGGGCGGTGCGCATCGGCATGGCCATTCTGATTGCCGGCTTTTTCATCCAGACCGCTGCCCTCGGACTGCGCTGGTATATCGCCGGACACGCTCCCTGGAGCAACGGGTACGAATCGATGCTCTACATCGGATGGGCGACACTGCTGGCGGGATTCATCTTTTCGAAGCGCTCTCCGATCACGCTGGCGGCTACGGCGATTCTTGCGGGCCTCATACTCTTCGTCGCCCACCTCAACTGGCTCGATCCCGAGATCACCAACCTTGTTCCGGTTCTCAAATCCTACTGGCTCATGATCCACGTGGCGGTGATTACGGCGAGTTACGGTTTCCTGGGGCTTGGCGCGCTTCTTGGTTTCATCACGCTGTGGCTCTACATCATTAGGCACGGCGAAAACCGTGCCGACATCGAATACTCGATTCGCGAACTGACCCACATCAACGAGATGGCTCTCATCGCCGGACTGGCGCTTCTGACGGTGGGCAACTTCCTGGGCGGTGTCTGGGCCAACGAAAGCTGGGGCCGCTACTGGGGATGGGACCCGAAAGAGACATGGGCGCTGGTAACGATTCTGGTCTACGCTGCCGTCGTGCATCTGCGATTTGTCAAATCGATGCGGGGCGTCTTCGCTTTCAATGTCGCTTCCCTGCTCGCCTTCAGCTCCGTCATCATGACCTACTTCGGCGTCAACTACTATCTTAGCGGTATGCACTCCTACGCCAAAGGCGACCCGGTGCCGATTCCGACATTTGTCTACTACGTCGCCGCCGTGGTAGCCGCGACAATCCTGTTGGCTTACCGAAAGCGTGAACTTCTGCCTCTAAACCGTGCGAACAGGTAA
- the dnaJ gene encoding molecular chaperone DnaJ, whose translation MAELDYYEILEIERTASQEAIKKAYRKMALKYHPDRNPDDREAEEKFKLVNEAYQVLSDEQKRAVYDRYGKAGLEGQGFHGFEGQSYEDIMDDLSAIFESVFGGGFTGRRASRGAGEKYNLDLSAQMEISFKEAIFGAKKELKYRYKKPCEACKGTGAKNGEVKECEYCNGQGQVYMRQGFMTFAQTCPQCHGSGKTIKEKCAACAGRGYEEVETTITVDIPEGVDDGNRLRIPNAGNVSIDGRRGDLYITFYVEEDEHFIRHGDDIYLEVPVFFTQAVLGDTIEIPTLRGKKELRLPQGAKDKQQFVFRGEGVRNVHSGQLGNLIAQIRIVYPKSLNDHQKELLRELQESFGIESKPHESMFESAFDKIKGWFKK comes from the coding sequence TTGGCTGAATTGGATTATTACGAAATACTCGAAATCGAACGCACCGCATCCCAGGAGGCGATCAAGAAAGCCTACCGGAAAATGGCACTCAAATACCATCCTGACCGCAATCCGGACGACAGGGAGGCGGAAGAGAAATTCAAACTGGTCAACGAAGCCTACCAGGTCCTCAGCGACGAACAGAAGCGCGCCGTCTACGACCGCTACGGCAAAGCGGGACTCGAAGGACAGGGATTCCACGGATTCGAAGGGCAGAGCTACGAAGACATCATGGACGATCTTTCGGCCATCTTCGAATCGGTCTTCGGCGGCGGATTCACCGGCCGGAGGGCGAGCCGGGGGGCCGGGGAGAAATACAACCTCGACCTCTCCGCCCAGATGGAGATCAGTTTCAAAGAGGCTATCTTCGGTGCCAAGAAAGAGCTCAAGTACCGCTACAAGAAACCGTGCGAAGCCTGCAAAGGAACCGGAGCGAAAAACGGCGAGGTCAAAGAGTGCGAATACTGCAACGGTCAGGGACAGGTCTATATGCGCCAGGGATTCATGACATTCGCGCAGACCTGCCCCCAATGTCACGGCAGCGGCAAAACCATCAAAGAGAAGTGCGCGGCATGCGCCGGACGCGGCTACGAAGAGGTCGAGACGACGATCACCGTCGATATTCCCGAGGGAGTGGACGACGGCAATCGGCTCCGTATACCCAATGCCGGGAATGTGTCGATCGACGGACGGCGGGGTGACCTCTATATCACCTTTTATGTGGAGGAGGACGAGCACTTCATCCGCCACGGCGACGACATCTATCTGGAGGTGCCTGTCTTTTTCACCCAGGCGGTCCTGGGGGATACGATCGAAATTCCTACGCTCCGGGGCAAAAAAGAGCTGCGGCTGCCCCAGGGTGCCAAGGACAAGCAGCAGTTCGTTTTCCGCGGCGAGGGTGTCCGCAACGTCCACAGCGGGCAACTGGGCAACCTGATCGCCCAAATCCGAATCGTCTATCCGAAATCACTGAACGACCACCAGAAGGAGCTGCTTAGAGAGCTTCAGGAGAGTTTCGGCATCGAGAGCAAACCCCACGAAAGCATGTTCGAATCGGCTTTCGACAAAATCAAGGGATGGTTCAAGAAGTAA
- the polA gene encoding DNA polymerase I: MKTLTVIDTFGFFFRSFYALPPLKNSKGFPTGLLTGFANLIHNLEKEYPTDYLLFALDAPGPSFRQKIDPNYKAQRPEAPQELKQQLPVAIEWIEKMGLSKLSLDHYEADDVIASMVKCAREQGIKVRIVSHDKDLYQLIDDRHVVLFDPIKKVEIDEAACVQKYGIHPRQFTDYQALIGDSSDNVPGVPGIGPKTAVKLLTQFGTLDGIYEHIDDVKPERIRNLLLKHKEDAYRSKKLVTLRDDIFDSCDLTAFRMPPSDPLLKIRDELERYEMRNILRRLKKERASDANANTTPATPASAPFEAVLVDDADALFDILESIEEETPVAIDTETDALDTKYASLVGFSFCFEESRAYYVPVAHSYLGVGKQVSVDDARKAFEILFKKAFFGHNLKFDLALLYQVFGFDEREPFADTMLLAWLVDPEGAVGLDRLALRYFGYEMVAFKDTVKKGENFSSVPIEEATRYAAEDAWMCYRLYDRLTGMLKLQGAEHLIEEAKEVEYPFINVLIAMERHGIAIDIERFESLKTEITFRLKRLTEEVYEAAGREFNINSPKQLGEILFAVLGLPGGKKTKSGGYSTNEKVLDSLKGAHPIIEKILAYRELHKLMTTYIEPLLKLGRKDPHHRIYTSFIQTGTATGRLSSKNPNLQNIPVKTEEGRRIREGFVASEGYLLAGIDYSQIELRLLAHFSGDPVLSEAFRQGKDIHMETAIKLFGPQEAASKRNIAKTVNFGLLYGMGSRKLSQTLGISTKEAKAIIENYFASFPTVKAYLESIEAKAKERGYVETLLGRRRYFDFEHANPMQLAAYLREAGNTVFQGSTADLIKMAMLKIHRIIKEESLDAAILLQIHDELIFEIKAEEAERLSGRFSEIMENIVSLKIPLKTSINIGKRWSELK; the protein is encoded by the coding sequence ATGAAAACATTGACCGTTATCGATACCTTCGGCTTCTTCTTCCGAAGCTTCTACGCCCTTCCACCGCTCAAAAACTCCAAAGGCTTTCCCACGGGCCTTCTGACCGGCTTCGCCAATCTCATCCATAATCTGGAAAAAGAGTACCCGACCGACTATCTTCTTTTCGCTCTCGATGCACCGGGACCCAGTTTTCGGCAGAAGATCGATCCCAACTACAAGGCCCAGCGTCCCGAAGCGCCGCAGGAACTGAAACAGCAGCTGCCCGTGGCGATCGAATGGATCGAAAAGATGGGGCTTTCCAAACTGAGTCTCGACCATTACGAAGCGGACGATGTGATCGCTTCGATGGTAAAGTGTGCCAGGGAGCAGGGGATAAAAGTGCGCATCGTCAGTCACGACAAGGATCTCTACCAGCTCATCGACGACAGGCATGTGGTGCTCTTCGACCCGATCAAAAAGGTGGAGATCGACGAAGCGGCGTGTGTTCAGAAGTACGGCATCCATCCGAGGCAGTTCACCGACTACCAGGCACTCATCGGCGACAGTTCGGACAATGTGCCGGGTGTGCCGGGTATCGGGCCCAAAACCGCCGTGAAACTTCTGACGCAGTTTGGAACGCTCGACGGCATCTATGAGCATATCGACGACGTCAAACCCGAACGCATCAGAAACCTCCTTCTCAAACACAAAGAGGATGCCTACCGCAGCAAGAAACTGGTCACTCTCAGAGACGATATTTTCGACAGTTGCGACCTCACCGCCTTCAGAATGCCGCCCAGCGACCCGCTGCTGAAAATCCGCGACGAACTCGAGCGCTATGAAATGCGCAACATTCTTCGACGGCTGAAGAAAGAGCGCGCAAGCGATGCGAATGCGAACACGACCCCCGCAACCCCGGCGTCTGCGCCGTTTGAAGCGGTACTGGTGGACGATGCCGATGCCCTTTTTGACATTTTGGAGAGTATCGAAGAAGAGACACCCGTCGCCATCGATACCGAAACCGACGCGCTGGATACCAAATACGCTTCGCTTGTTGGTTTCAGCTTCTGTTTCGAGGAGTCGCGTGCCTACTATGTCCCGGTGGCCCACAGCTATCTGGGCGTCGGGAAACAGGTTTCTGTCGACGATGCCAGAAAGGCTTTCGAAATCCTTTTCAAAAAAGCCTTTTTCGGGCACAATCTCAAATTCGACCTGGCGCTTCTTTATCAGGTGTTCGGTTTTGACGAGAGGGAGCCCTTCGCCGACACGATGCTGCTGGCCTGGCTTGTCGACCCCGAAGGGGCGGTGGGGCTCGACCGTCTGGCGCTGCGCTATTTCGGTTACGAAATGGTCGCTTTCAAGGATACGGTAAAAAAAGGGGAGAATTTCAGCAGCGTGCCGATCGAAGAGGCGACCCGATACGCCGCCGAAGATGCCTGGATGTGCTACCGACTCTACGACAGGCTCACAGGCATGCTGAAGCTGCAGGGGGCCGAGCACCTGATCGAGGAGGCGAAAGAGGTGGAGTACCCCTTCATCAACGTGTTGATCGCCATGGAGCGCCACGGCATCGCGATCGACATCGAGCGGTTCGAATCGCTCAAAACCGAGATCACCTTCCGTCTGAAGAGGCTCACGGAAGAGGTCTACGAAGCGGCGGGCAGGGAGTTCAACATCAACTCCCCCAAACAGCTTGGGGAGATTCTCTTCGCTGTTTTGGGCCTTCCGGGAGGCAAAAAGACCAAATCCGGCGGATACAGCACCAACGAAAAGGTGCTCGACTCCCTCAAAGGCGCCCACCCGATCATCGAAAAGATACTGGCCTACCGGGAACTGCACAAACTGATGACCACCTACATCGAGCCACTGCTGAAACTGGGCAGAAAAGATCCCCATCACCGCATCTACACCTCTTTCATCCAGACCGGTACGGCAACAGGACGGCTCAGCAGCAAAAACCCCAATCTCCAGAATATCCCGGTCAAGACGGAAGAGGGTCGCCGCATCCGCGAAGGCTTCGTCGCCTCCGAAGGCTATTTGCTCGCAGGCATCGACTACTCCCAGATCGAGCTCCGTTTACTGGCGCACTTCTCCGGCGACCCCGTGTTGAGCGAAGCGTTTAGGCAGGGGAAGGATATCCACATGGAGACGGCCATCAAACTTTTCGGTCCCCAGGAGGCGGCTTCGAAACGGAACATCGCCAAAACGGTCAACTTCGGTCTGCTGTACGGCATGGGAAGCCGTAAACTTTCCCAGACACTGGGTATCTCGACGAAAGAGGCGAAGGCGATCATCGAAAACTACTTCGCCTCCTTCCCGACGGTCAAGGCGTACCTGGAGTCGATCGAGGCGAAAGCGAAAGAGCGTGGCTATGTGGAGACACTGCTGGGACGGCGGCGCTATTTTGATTTCGAACATGCCAACCCGATGCAGCTGGCCGCCTATCTGCGGGAAGCGGGCAATACGGTATTCCAGGGAAGCACCGCCGATCTGATCAAGATGGCGATGCTGAAAATCCACCGAATCATCAAAGAGGAGTCGCTCGATGCCGCGATACTTCTGCAGATTCACGACGAACTGATTTTCGAGATCAAGGCGGAAGAGGCCGAGAGGCTTTCGGGCCGTTTCTCCGAGATCATGGAGAACATCGTTTCACTGAAAATACCGCTCAAAACCAGTATCAACATCGGGAAGCGCTGGAGCGAACTGAAGTGA
- a CDS encoding SIMPL domain-containing protein: MRMKESLVLGLSIIVGLSSLGYLLGESIVRFKSFERSVTVKGLSEREYPADIALWPITFTRADNDLAALYESMEKDKKEIVAFLENAGFERNEITINGPAITDKLAQEYGGEQRVKFRYVARQSITVYTPRVKKVRESMQALTQLGKKGIVFERNEYGNRTEYLFTKLNSVKPEMIEEATRNARKVAQKFAKDSQSRLGKIKKARQGQFSITNRDKNTPYIKKVRVVSTIEYYLAD; encoded by the coding sequence ATGCGAATGAAAGAGTCGCTGGTTCTTGGTCTTTCAATCATCGTAGGGCTCTCGTCGCTGGGGTATCTGCTGGGTGAGAGTATTGTAAGGTTCAAATCCTTCGAACGGAGCGTGACGGTCAAAGGGCTTTCGGAAAGAGAATATCCCGCCGACATCGCCCTCTGGCCGATCACATTCACACGGGCAGACAATGACCTCGCCGCACTTTACGAGAGCATGGAAAAAGACAAAAAAGAGATCGTCGCCTTCCTTGAAAACGCGGGATTTGAAAGGAATGAAATAACGATCAACGGCCCCGCCATCACCGACAAACTGGCGCAGGAGTACGGAGGAGAGCAGCGGGTGAAATTCCGTTACGTGGCGCGCCAGAGCATCACGGTCTATACTCCCAGGGTCAAAAAGGTGCGGGAATCGATGCAGGCGCTGACGCAGCTGGGAAAGAAGGGGATTGTTTTCGAACGCAACGAGTACGGAAACAGGACGGAGTATCTTTTCACGAAGCTAAACAGTGTCAAGCCGGAGATGATAGAAGAGGCGACGCGCAACGCGAGAAAAGTGGCACAGAAGTTCGCGAAAGATTCCCAAAGCCGGCTTGGAAAAATCAAAAAAGCGCGGCAGGGGCAGTTTTCCATCACAAACCGCGACAAGAACACGCCCTATATCAAGAAGGTGCGGGTCGTTTCGACGATCGAGTACTACCTGGCCGACTAA